In Amycolatopsis sp. FBCC-B4732, the genomic stretch GCATCACCGAGAAGATCAGCTTGATGAGGACGGACTTGCCGCCGCCGTTCTCCAGGAACAGCACGCTCGCCGGCGACGGGCGGCGCAGCTCGGCCGGCCCGGTCGCGTGGATGCCCGCGCTGAACAGCGCGTCCTGCTGCGGCGCGGTGATCTTGGCGCCGACGCCGCTGAAGTCGAGCACGACGTCCTGGTAGCGGGCACCCGCCGGGCCCACCGAATGCAGGCGGACCCGCGAAAGCTCGTACATCGATTCCCCTCTACAGCGTGTCCGAAGACGCCGCGCGCAGCGTGCCCCCGGAGTTCGCGACCGCGACGACGTCGAGCGCGAGCAAGTCGTCGAAGGCGGCGTCCGCGGCGAGCTCGCGGACCTGGATCTGGTAGCGCGGCGTGGTCCGGTAGGTGCCGCCCTGCTCGTCGCTCACCGGGACCAGGAAGCCCTGGTCGGCGAGGAAGCGCAGGGCGCGGCTGACCATGCCGCGGGTGGTGTCGGCGGCCAGGCGCCCGTCCTTGGTGGCGGCCGCGGCCGGGCGGCGGGCGTAGGCGCGCCACGCCTGTTCCAGCTCGGGCGCGTCGGCCAGCGGGTCGTTGTTGGCCTCGGCCGCCGCGGCGCGTTCGTCGAGCATGCGGGCGGCTTCGCGGACCATCGCGTCGACCTGCTCGACGCTCACGCGGCCGATGTAGGTGTCGTTGGCGAGGTCGTCGGGACGCGGGTAGCCCAGCGCCGCGGTGGCGAGGTGGATCAGGCCGTGCAGCACCTTCTCGGTCTCGCGGCGCTCGCGGATCTTGGCCTGGCGGGCGTAGGAGTCCATCTTGATCTCGAAGACGGACTCGTCGGTGGCCGCGAGGACCGCGCCCGCCTGCTGGTTGACCTCCAGCACCATCAGGCCGAGCCCGGCGGCGACGGCGTGGGTGAGCGCCTTGAACGCGTTGTCCTCGCCGTAGCGCCGCACGAGGTCGCCGTAGACGACGTCACGCGCGGGCAGCTGCTTCGGCCGCATGCCGAAGGCGACCAGCCGGGCCGCGGCTTCGGCGTCCACGCTGCTGTGGGACAGCGCCATTACGCGACTTCCTCTTCTTCGTCGGCCCGCTCTACGGCGGCGGTGGACAGGAGCAGGTCGGCGCCGCCGAAGTCCGGGTCGTCGAGCAGGGTGCCGTCGTCGATGGCGAGCAGCACCGTGCGGTCCCCCTGGCGGCGGGCCGCGCCGACCCCGGGACTGTATGCGTGCACGGCGCGCAGCGCGACCAGGGCGGCGAGCCCGGGCTGGCGGCGACGGCGGGCCTCTTCGAGCAGCCCGGACAGCCGGCGCGGCACTTCGGGCAGGTCGAGGAGCTCGTCGGCGGCGCGCCAGACGTCGTCGCCGAACTTGTCGGTGAGGTCGGCGGGCATGAGCTCGGGCTCGGGGACCTCGCCGATCAGCTGATCGCGCTCGGGCGCGGGCCGCAGCAGCAGCGAGACCAGCGACGACAGCGACGGCACGACCGGCGGGGTGATCCCGGCGACAGCGTGGAAGAAGTGCTCGGCGGGCGCGACGGCGTCGGCCAGCGGCAGGCCGAGGGTGGGCACCAGGAGCTGGCCGAAGAGGTCGAGGGTGGCGCGCTGCGGCGGGCCGGAGAACTGCTGGCGGTCCTGTTCGGCGCGGAACACCGCGCCCGCGTCGGCGAGGCGGGACTGCAGGCGCGTGTGCCGGCGGATGCAGTCGCCGACGATGTCGACGAGCTCGGCGGCGCGGCGCTTGCGGTCGAGGTCCTCGGTCTCGTCGCGGGCGGTGGTGATGTTCTTGAGGATGGCGTTCTCGGCGCGGAACCGGGCTTCGATGTGGCTCAGCGCGCTGTCGAGCAGCTCCGGGACCTCGCGCTCCCAGTCGACCGACCGGACGTCGCGGCGGGTCGCGTCGAGCTTCGAGCGCAGGGTCTCGCCGTACTGGACGGTCCGGTAGCGGGCCTGCTCGGCGGCCAGCTTCGCGTCGGCCAGCCGGCCGCGGTTGATGAGGTTCTCGAGCTTGACCTCGGCGGCGATCTGCGCGGACTCGACGTCGGTGTCGAGGGCGCCGACGAGGACGTTGATGGCCTCGTCGGTGGCGCGCAGGTAGACCTCGCCGTCGCGGGCGGCCAGCTCGACGAGCAGCTTGAAGTCGAACTGGCGGCGCTGGTAGCCGCCCGGGCCCATCGAGCCGTAGACGCGCCGGAAGCCGCGCTCGGTGGTGCCGACGTTGATCAGGTTGTCGAGCACCCACTTGGCCACCCGGACGTGCTCCTCGGGCATCCGCGACGGCGCCTGCTGCGCGATGAAGGGCAGCAGCCGGTCGATGACCTCGTCGTGGCCGGCGCCGGTGTCGAAGTCCATCGCGATGGTGACCTGGTCGATCGTGTGCAGCGCGATCTCCGCCATCTGGTAGATCGTGGCGTCGGCCCAGTCGAGCTTCGCCTTGCGCGCGTCCAGGTCGTGCAGCGGCGCGGTGCAGGCCAGCGCTTTGAGCCGACGGGTCAGCCCCTCGTCGGCCAGTCCCATCGCCGCCCGGTCGTCGTCTCGCACAGCAGGCCAGGCTAGTCGGCCACCCTCTGCGCACGCGCGGGTGACAGGTTAACGTCCCCCCATGCGTGAGATGAGCCGTTCAGAGTGGTGGCAGTTCGCTTCCGAGGGGACCCGCACCGGCATGCTCGGCCTGGTCCGTGCCAGTGGCGCCCCGATCGTGACGCCGATCTGGTTCTTGCTGAACGAGGGCCCCGACGGCGACGAGCTGATCTTCACCACCGGCACCGAGACGCTGAAAGGCAAGGCCATCGCCCGCGACGGGCGGATTTCCCTCGCCGTCGACGACCAGAAGCCGCCGTATTCGTACGTCCAGATCACCGCCGAGGCGCGGCTCACCCACGACTTCGACGACATGCTGACGTGGGCGACGAAGCTGGGTGCCCGGTACATGGGCGCCGAGCGCGCGCAGGAGTACGGCAAGCGCAACGCCGTGCCCGAAGAATCCCTCGTCCGGGCGAAGATCACCAAGGTGATCGCGCGGGCCGAGATCGCCGGTTGAACGCCGTTCGCTGGTAATCTGCTCCCGGGGGTGGGGGCATGCCTTCAGGGGACAGACGCGACGCCGTCAGGGCGATGGTGCGGGCCGGGCAGCGGGAGCTGGTCGCCGAGCTCGAACGCCTGGACGGCGGTGCGCGCTTCGGCCGGTCGGACGGGGCGCGGCTGCTGGAGAACGGCGCGGTGTTCGAGCGGGCCTGCGTCGTCGCGGCCGACCGCGGCGAGACCCTCGGGCTGACCGTCGTGCTCCACCCGCGCAACCCGTACGTCCCGGCGTTCCACGCGCGGTTCCGGTACTGCGAGTACGCGGGCTCGTGGTGGTTCGGCGGCGCGGTCGACCTCATGCCCTGCTACGGCTTCGCCGAGGACGCGGCGCACTTCCACCGGACGCTCAAGAACTACTGCGACACGCTCGACCCGGCGTTCCACGCGCAGGCGAAACGCACCTGCGACGACCTCTTCCGGCTGCCCCACCACGACGAGCCCCGCGGGATCGGCGGCATCGCGTTCGACCACCTGCGGCCCCCAGGCCCGGACGGCTGGCGCCGCGCGGCCGCGTTCACCGCGGCGGGCATCGCCACCCTCGTCCCGGCCTACCTCCCGATCGTGCGGCGCCGCAAGGACCGCCCGCACGGCGACCGCGAACGCCAGTGGCAGCTGCACCGCCGCGGCCGCTACGTGGAGTTCGCCCTGATCCACGACGCGACGGCGGCGGACGCCGAGGCCGTCCTGATGGCGCTGCCCCCGCTGGCGCGGTGGGAGACGGGCTGCACGCCGGAACCGGGCAGCGCGGAGGCGGAGCTGGCGGCGTTCCTGGTGCCGCGGGACTGGGCGGCCGAGACCACGGTCGCCGCGAGCTGACCCGGCCCGGACGTCATGAACGACTCTTTCATGACGCCGGCCGCGGTGAACGACTCTTTCATGACGTCCGGTCCCGATGCGGGGGAAAGCGCCCCGGTGAGCGGGAAACCCTTGTTCACCAAGGGTGAGCGCCCGCGTCGAGTATTGACACGGCCCGCTCGGAGGGTGTGAGATCTGTCCCCATAGATAGGAAACTTTCCTAACTATTTACCGCCGGTGGTCCGCCGAACCACTCCGCCCCGGTCACCCCCTGTCCCCCGACCCACGCAGGAGGCTCCCAGTGGCACCCCGTCCCCCGTGGCGCGTGGTACTGGCCGGTACCGCAGCCGCGGCGCTCGGCCTCACCGCGCTCAGCCCGGTAAGCGCTTTCGCCGCGGACACCGGCTACGAGTCCGAATCCGCCGTGATCTCCCAGGGCGCCGTCGAGTCGAACCACGCCGGGTACTCCGGCACCGGGTTCGTCAACTTCGACAACGTCGTCGGCAGCTACGTCGAATACTCCGTGAACGCCGCCCAGGCGGGCACGCACACCCTGACCTTCCGCTACGCCAACGGAACCGCCGACAACCGGCCGGTGAAGCTCACCGTCGACGGCGGCGACAAGGGCACCGTCGACTTCCCCGGCACCGGCGCGTGGACGACGTGGCAGACCGTCACCGCGAACGTGCAGCTGACCGCCGGCGTCAACAAGATCCGCACCACCGCGACCACCGCCAACGGCGGCCCGAACGCGGACAAGCTCACCGACACCTTCGTCGCGCCGGCCGACGGCGAACCGCCGGCGCCGCCGTCGAACCTCAAGGCGAGCGACATCCTCCCCACCGCCGCGACGTTCTCCTGGACCGCCGCGACCGACAACGTCGGCGTCGTGCGCTACGAGATCAACCGCGGTGGCAACATCCTCAAGACCGTCGACGGGAACACGACGTCGGCGACGGTGACCAACCTGACCCCGAACACCGCCTACGACATCTCGGTCGGCGCGTTCGACGCGGCGGGCAACCCATCGCAGCAGAGCAACGTGGTCACCTTCACCACGCCGCCGAGCGACGACACCACCCCGCCGACCGTGCCGGGCAACCTGCGCTCCACCGGCGTCACCGCGAACAGCGTTTCCCTGGCGTGGAACGCTTCCACCGACAACGGCGGCACGGTCGCCGGGTACGACGTCTTCCAGGGCGCCACGAAGGTCGCGACCACGACGTCGCTCGGCACGACCGTGACGAACCTGAACCCGAGCACCTCCTACACCTTCACGGTCAAGGCGCGCGACCCCGACGGCAACAGCTCCGCGGCGAGCAACGCGGTCACCGCCAAGACGTCCGCTCCGGGCGGCGCAGGGGGCATCCCGGAGTACGACAAGGACATCGCGAAGGTCGACCTCGGCTGGTCGGTGGGCTTCCTGCCGAACGGCAACGCGCTGGTGACCGAGCGGGACCGCTTCGAGCTCCTGCTGGTGACGCCGTCCGGCCAGAAGACCACGCTGGGCAAGGTGCCGGGCGCGGTCGGCACCAACGGCGAAGGCGGCCTGCTCGGCCTGGCGGTCTCGCCGAACTGGGCGAGCGACCACGCGATCTACCTGTACCACACGGCATCCGGGGACAACCGGATCGTCAAGATGACCTACGACGGCACCACGCTGTCCTCGACGTCGACGCCGGTGCTGACCGGGATCGCGAAGAACCGCTACCACAACGGCGGCCGGATCAAGTTCGGCCCGGACGGCAAGCTGTACGCCACCGTCGGCGACGCGAAGAACAGCGACAACGCGCAGAACAAGAGCTCGCTCAACGGGAAGATCCTCCGGCTGAACCCGGACGGCTCGGCACCGAGCGACAACCCGTTCTACGCCACCGGCGGCAACGCCCGGTACGTCTGGAGCTACGGCCACCGCAACCCGCAGGGCCTGGCCTGGGACTCCCGCGGCCAGCTGTGGGCGGCGGAGTTCGGTGAAAGCAGCCAGGACGAGCTCAACCTGATCCAGAAGGGCGGCAACTTCGGCTGGCCGAGCTGCGAAGGCACGCAGGGCAGTTGCGGCGGCTTCATCGCCCCGAAGAAGACGTGGCCGACTTCGCAGGCCGGGCCGAGCGGGCTGGAGATCGTCAACGACTGGATCTACATCGCCGGCGTCACCGGTGAGCAGATGTTCGCGACGCAGATCAACGCGGCGGGCACGGGCATCGGCACGGTGTCCACGCTGTTCTCCGGCCGCTGGGGCCGCCTCCGCTCGGTCACGAAGACCCCGGACGGCGGGCTGTGGCTGACCTCGACGAACAACGACAAGAACGGCGGCACGCCGTCGGTGCTGGACAACGTCATCGTGCGGCTGAAGTTCCCGGGCGGCACCACTCCGGGCGCCTTCAAGCTGACGAGCTCCGCGTTCGCCGACAACGCCACCATCCCGGACAAGTACACCTGCGCCGGGGACGGCACGGCGGGCCAGGACCCGTCGCCGCCGCTGACGTGGGGTGCCGCCGAGGGCGCCAAGGGCTACGCGGTCGTCTTCGCCGACACCGCGAACAGCGGGAACAAGCTGCACTGGGCGATCTGGGACGTGCCGGCGTCGGCCCGGTCGCTGCCGGAGGGGCTCGGGGCGGGCTACACCGTCCCGGACCAGGGTGGCGCGAAGCAGAAGGCGATGGGCAGCGGCGCGAACGCGCAGAAGTACTTCGGCCCCTGCCCGGGCGGCTCCAGCCACCCGTACGCGTTCACGCTCTACGCCCTGAACACCGCGACGGTCCCGGGACTGACGTCGTCCTCGACGATGGCCCAGATCGAGACGGCGATCAAGGGCGCGTCGACGGCGAACGTGGCGCTGCGCGGCAAGTCCAGCGCGGCCGCCTAGAGGCCGCGGCAGGGGTGACCGGAGCGGCGCCGGTCACCCCTGCCGCGCTCACCCCTGTTCGGCGAGGCTGCGCAGGTGGGCGTCGACGTCGAAGCCGTGTTCCTCGAGCCGCCGCCGGGCGAGCAGGAGCTCGTCCGAGGTGAAGAGCTCCGAATATTCGGCGCGGAGCATGGTCGCCTCGGAGCTGCGGCCGAGCTGGTTCTTCTCCCAGAGCACGGTGAACCCGCCGGCGGTGCCGGCGCCGCGCAGCAGCAGGCGGGCCGCTTCGACGCCGCCGTGCTCGATCACCATCCGCTCGAACTGGGCGGGCCGGTAGCCGTAGTCCTTGGCCAGGACCCGGCAGCCGTCGAGCAGGTCCTCGGTGAACCGCGCGGCGAGGCGGGGATCGGCCGGGACGGGAGTGGCGGGTTCGGGCATCGGGCACCTCTCGACGGGACGGCTTCCCTGATTAATCGCGAACAGCACCCGTTTCGCTACGCCGTTCGGGAAGGCAATCTGGAAACACCACTCTCCGTGGCGAGAATAACGGACAAAAGGCGTAAACGGGAACTGTCGGTGTCCCCCGCCATGATGACCGGCACGCGAACCGTGGTCCACGGCGAGGTTTCCGTCCACTATGGACAGATCTACGTCCACAGCGCCTGTGCGGTGCCGCCGTGGCGGGAACGTTGTTCCTGCTCACCGGGCTGCACACCGCGAGGCCGGGTTCACCGCCGAGGTGCACGAGAGCGAGCCGCCGGTCCCGCTCCGAACCGGGTCACCAGCCGAACAAACCGCCCATGATGCGGGCGCAGCGCACCGTCATCGCCGCCGCGTCCTCGTCCGGGCGATCGATCCACCAGCTGATCAGGGAGTCGACCACGCCGGTCCAGACCTGGGCGATCGCTTCGATGTCCGCCGGGTCGGCCAGGCCGCGTGAGGTCATCAGCTCGGTCGCGCCCACGAGCGCGAAGGCGTCCAGGCGGCGCCGGTAGTCCGCCGCCGCGGTGGCGATGTCGCCCGTCGCCGGGACCGTCGCGTCGCGCAGCAGGCGCCACGCGTAGCGGTCGTGGTCGAACGTCGTGAAGATCGCGGCCAGCACCTTCAGCGGCATCTTCTCGGGCTCGCCGCCGCCCGCCATGGTCGTCGCGACGCCCTCGGTGAGCCGGTCGCCGGCGCGATGCAGGCAGGCGAGGTAGAGGCCGTCCTTCGAGCCGAAGTACTGGTACAGCAACGGCTTCGTGACCCCGACGCGGCGCGCGATCTCGACCATCGACGCGCCCGCGTACCCGGCCCGGCCGAACTCCTCCGTGCCGGCCACGACGAGCTGGGCCTCGCGCTCTTCGCGCGGCATGCCCTTGGTCCCGACCGCCCTTGACTCCGTCACGCCCGAGAGCCTACCGTGCGTAAAGTGACCCTTGGGTAAGTTACCGCATGGTCAGCTACTAGGAGGCGACGTGGCCGAGTTCCTGGCGCACCTGCGCGACCCCGTGCTGTTCGCGACCCCGGTGTTCCTGCTGTTCGTGGCGATCGAGGTCGTCGCGGTGCACGTGCTCGGGCACGACGACAACGTGGTCGGCTACAGCGTCGCCGACACCCGCACGAGCATGCTGATGGGCACCGTCGCGGTCGGCGTCAACGCGCTGTTCCGGCTCGTGATGCTCTTCGTCTTCGCGGCGCTCTTCGAGCTGGCGCCGGTGCGGCTGGACCCGCGCGACTGGTGGACGTGGGTGCTCATGCTGCTCGGCCAGGAACTGGTCTTCTACGCCTACCACCGCGCCAGCCACCGCGTGCGGCTGCTGTGGGCCGGGCACCAGGTGCACCACTCCAGCGAGCACTACAACTTCTCGACGGCGCTGCGCCAGAAGTGGACCCCGTACTTCCAGCTGCCGTTCTGGTCGGTGCTGGCGCTGTGCGGGATCCCGCCGTGGATGATCCTGACCGGCCTCTCGATCGACCTCGTCTACCAGTTCTTCGTGCACACCGAGAAGGTCGGCAAGCTGCCGCGCTGGTTCGAGTACGTCTTCAACACGCCGTCGCACCACCGCGTCCACCACGGCAGCGACGCCGAATACCTCGACGCCAACTACGGCGGCATCCTGATCATCTGGGATCGGCTCTTCGGCAGCTTCGTGCCCGAAGGGAAGCGGCCGACGTACGGGCTGACGACGAACATCGGCACGTACCACCTGTTCAAGGTCGGCTTCCACGAGTACGGCTCGATCCTGCGCGACCTGCGCGCCGCCCGGACCTGGCGCGAGCGCGCGGGGTACGTGTTCGGGCCGCCCGGGTGGCAGCCCGCCCACGTACCCGGCTGAGGCCTACGCCGTGTGCCGCAGCGCGAGGCTGTTCAGCGGCGGCCGCTGCGGCGAGGTCACGTCGGTCAGGACGAGTTCGCGCTCGACCCCGCTGTCCGACGAGCCCCGCTGGAACTGGGCGAGGATCGCCGCGGGCGGGACCGCGGTGACCAGGCGGTCGTAGCGCTGCAAGCGGTCGAACAGCGTCTGCATGATCTGCCCGGACATCCGGCCCAGCGCCTGCGTGCTCTGGTGCCGGTGGACGCGGTGGCCGAGGTCGACCTGGGCGAGCGCGTCGAGGCCACGCAGCTCCAGCAGGTCGATGAGGTGCCCGATCTCGACGCCGTAGTTCACGACGAACGGGATGCTCTCCAGCACCTCGCGGCGGCCGGCGTACTCGCCCGCGAGGGGCTGCACGAAGCCGGCCAGCTCCGGCCAGAACATGTTGAGCAGCGGCCGCGCGACGAGCTCGGTGACGCGGCCGCCGCCGTCGGCTTCGGCACCGAGCGGGCGGTGGTAGAAGCCCTTGACGTAGGCGACCGACGGGTCGGTGAGCAGCGGGCCGAGCAAACCGGTGACGTAGTCGGTCGTGAAGTCGTGCAGGTCGCCGTCGACGAAGACGACGAGGTCGCCGGTGGTCGCCGCGACCCCCTTCCAGAGCGCCTCGCCCTTGCCCGGCAGGCCGCCGAGCCCGGGGAAGACGGCGTCCTGCGCGACGACGTCGGCCCCCGCGGCGGCGGCGACTTCGGCGGTGGCGTCGGTCGAATGGCTGTCGACGACGAGGATCTCGTCGACCAGCGTGCCCGCGAGCTCGGCGCGGATGGCGCCGACGATCGCGCCGACGGTGGCTTCTTCGTTCCGCGCCGGGATGACGACGGAGACGGTGGTGCCGCGTTTCGCCGCGACCAGCTCCGCGAACGTCCGGTCCCCGGCCTTGCTGCTGCGGCGGTCGAGCCAGGTGCCGACCTCAGGCGACACCTGCAGGCGTGCGTTGCGCATGCTTTCCCCTTCCCTCGGTCGCTTCCGAGGTTCGGGGCGCCGCGTTTCGGGCACCGCTCCCCGGCGCTACCGCGGTGTTACGAGATCGCGGTTCTCGTTAACCGCGTACGCTGCCGCCGTTCGCAAAGGGGAGGACCATGACCGAAGAATCCATCGGGCACGACCCGGAACGGCGCTACCGGCTCGACGCGCTCATGGGGATCGTCCAGGCGGAACTGGCCGCGGCCGGGTTGCCGGTCGGTCCCGGCGAGCGCCCGGTCGGCGTGGCCGGCGCCCTGGTGTCGGTCGACGTGCCGGACCTGCGCGGCGTGCTGGTCGGCTGGCGGCCGCACACCGTGCTCGTGGACCTGGGCCGGCAGTCCTGGGGCGACGACCCGAACCGCGAAGGCACCGAAGTCGCCGCGTTCTCGCGGCTGTTCCACGAGATCGACACGGCGATGAGCGAGGCGATGCGGAAGATCCTGACCGCGGCCGGCCTCGAGGTCGGCAGCAGCGACAACGACTACGCGCCCGGCGAACTGCTGGTGACCCGCCGCCTGACCCCGTCGGTCTGGCAGGCCCGCCGCGACGCGCAGAACAGCGCCCGCCACGAGTCGATGCGGCAGGCCTGGAACGCACGGCACGAGGCCGACCGCCACCCCACCGACGACAGCTGACCCGCGTCCCGATGTGGCGTTGGTTGCGTCCAGCGCACCCAACGCCACATCGGGGCGCTCGAAGCCCGGGTCAGGCGTCTTCTTCTTCGAGCATCTCCGGGGTGACCGCGGACTCGGTGTCCGGGATGCTCAGGTCCTTCGCCCGCTTGTCCGCCATCGCCAGCAGGCGGCGGATGCGGCCGGCGACCGCGTCCTTCGTCATCTGCGGCTCCGACAGCTGGCCCAGCTCCTCCAGCGACGCCTGCCGGTTCGACAGGCGCAGCCGGCCCGCCGCCAGCAGGTGGTCCGGGGCCGTCTCGCCGAGGATCTCCAGCGCGCGCTCCACGCGGGCCGCCGCCGCCACGGCCGCGCGGGCCGAACGGCGCAGGTTCGCGTCGTCGAAGTTGGCCAGGCGGTTCGCCGTCGCGCGGACCTCGCGGCGCATCCGCCGCTCTTCCCACTGCAGGACGCTCGTGTGCGCGCCCAGGCGGGTCAGCAGCGCGCCGATCGCGTCGCCGTCGCGGACGACCACCCGGTCCGCGCCTCGGACCTCGCGCGACTTCGCCTGGATGCCCATCCGGCGCGCCGCGCCCACCAGGGCCAGCGCCGCCTCCGGACCCGGGCACGTCACCTCGAGCGAGGACGAGCGGCCCGGTTCGGTCAGCGAACCGTGCGCGAGGAACGCGCCCCGCCACGCCGCTTCCGCGTCCGCCACTCCCCCGGACACCACGGCCGCGGGCAGCCCGCGCACCGGGCGGCCCCGCTGGTCGATCAGCCCGGTCTGGCGAGCCAGTCCCTCGCCGTCCTTCACCACGCGCACGACGTACCGCGTGCCCTTGCGCAGCCCCCCGCTGGCGGTGATCACGTGGACGTCCGAATGGTGCCCGTACAGCTCGTGGATCTCCTTGCGCAGCCGTCGCGCCACCGAACCGGTGTCCAGCTCCGCCTCCACGACCACCCGGCCGGCCACGATGTGCAGCCCGCCGGCGAAGCGAAGCAGCGACGCGACCTCCGCCCGGCGCGGCCCGATCTTCGTGATCTCCAGCCGGCTCAGTTCGTCCTTCACCGCGGCGGTCATCGCCATTACTGCCCCTCCCTGCCTTTCGCTCCTCCCCCGTGCTCCCCGCCCCTGCCGAGACCGAGAGCCTCCCGCATGCACCGCGCGAGCGCATCAGGATCATGCCGTCCCGCCACTTCCGGGTCGGCCACCGCCCCCAGGTGGGCCCGCGCGCCCAGCCGGGTCGCCGCGCGCCGGAGATTCGCCGGGTCGGGCACGGAATCGCGGTCCGCGATCACCGCGTCGACCCGCAGCAGGGGCGCGTGCTCGGAGAGTACGTCCAGGTGCCGCTCGGGAGAGAATCCCGCGGTTTCCCCCGGCTGGGGGACAAGGTTGAGGACGATCGCCTTCGTGGCGGTCGTGCGCACCAGCGCGTCGTGCAGTCCCGGCACGAGCAGGTGCGGTAGAACGCTCGTGAACCACGAGCCCGGCCCGAGGAAGACGACGTCGGCGGCGAGCACCGCTTCGACCGCTTCCTCGCACGCCACCGGCGGCCGCGCGGAGGTGCCCGGGGTGCGCAGGCTGACCCGCCGCACCTGCCCCGGGGTCGAAGCCACCGCGACCTGGCCGCGGATCCGGCGCAGCGCCGACGGGTCTTCGCTGTCGAGGCCGCTGACCTCGCCCTCGATCTCCAGCGGCTCGGGCGACATCGGCAGCACCCGGCCCGAGACGCCCATCAGGCGCCGGGCTTCGTCGAGCGCGGCGACCGGGTCGCCGAGCACCTCGAACAGCCCGGCGAGCAGCAGGTTCCCCACCGCGTGCCCGGCCAGTGCGCCGTCGCCGCCGAAGCGGTGCTGGAAGACCTCCGCCCACAGCGTGCCGCCGTCCTCCGCGGCGAAGGCCGCGAAGGCCTGCCGGAGGTCGCCCGGCGGCAGCAGCCCGAGTTCGCGCCGCAGCCGGCCGGACGATCCGCCGTCGTCGGCCACGGTCACGATCGCGGTGACGTCGGGGGTCACCCGGCGCACCGCGGACAGCGTGGCGTGCAGCCCGTGGCCGCCCCCGAGGGCGACCGCGCGCACGTTATTCACGACCAAGGTCGCGGTGCACCACCTTCACGGCCATTCCGTCCTCTTTGGACAGACGCTGGGCGAGCTCCACGGACAGCGCCACGCTGCGGTGCTTGCCGCCGGTGCAGCCGACGGCGAGCGTCAGGTACCGCTTGCCCTCGCGCTTGTAGCCGGCGCCGATCAGCCGCAGCAGCTGGTGGTAGCGGTCGAGGAACTCCTCGGCGCCCTCCTGCGAGAGGACGTAGTTGCGGACCTCGCCGTCGAGGCCCGTGTGCTCGCGCAGCTCCGGGATCCAGAACGGGTTCGGCAGGAACCGGACGTCCATCACCAGATCGGCGTCCATCGGCAGGCCGTACTTGTAGCCGAAGGACAGCACGGTGACCCGAGTCTGGGTGCTCGCTTCCGAGCCGAACGCGTCCTCGATCTTGGCGCGCAGGTCGTGCACCGACAGCGACGACGTGTCGAGCACCAGGTCGGCTTCCTCGCGCAGCGGCTCCAGCAGCGTCCGCTCCGCCGTGATGCCGTCGGCGAGCCGGCCGTCACCCTGCATCGGGTGGCCGCGGCGGACGGCCTCGAACCGCCGCACCAGCACGGCGTCGGTCGCCTCCAGGAACAGCACGCGCGGCTTGTAGCCCCGG encodes the following:
- a CDS encoding TetR/AcrR family transcriptional regulator, producing the protein MTESRAVGTKGMPREEREAQLVVAGTEEFGRAGYAGASMVEIARRVGVTKPLLYQYFGSKDGLYLACLHRAGDRLTEGVATTMAGGGEPEKMPLKVLAAIFTTFDHDRYAWRLLRDATVPATGDIATAAADYRRRLDAFALVGATELMTSRGLADPADIEAIAQVWTGVVDSLISWWIDRPDEDAAAMTVRCARIMGGLFGW
- a CDS encoding PQQ-dependent sugar dehydrogenase, encoding MAPRPPWRVVLAGTAAAALGLTALSPVSAFAADTGYESESAVISQGAVESNHAGYSGTGFVNFDNVVGSYVEYSVNAAQAGTHTLTFRYANGTADNRPVKLTVDGGDKGTVDFPGTGAWTTWQTVTANVQLTAGVNKIRTTATTANGGPNADKLTDTFVAPADGEPPAPPSNLKASDILPTAATFSWTAATDNVGVVRYEINRGGNILKTVDGNTTSATVTNLTPNTAYDISVGAFDAAGNPSQQSNVVTFTTPPSDDTTPPTVPGNLRSTGVTANSVSLAWNASTDNGGTVAGYDVFQGATKVATTTSLGTTVTNLNPSTSYTFTVKARDPDGNSSAASNAVTAKTSAPGGAGGIPEYDKDIAKVDLGWSVGFLPNGNALVTERDRFELLLVTPSGQKTTLGKVPGAVGTNGEGGLLGLAVSPNWASDHAIYLYHTASGDNRIVKMTYDGTTLSSTSTPVLTGIAKNRYHNGGRIKFGPDGKLYATVGDAKNSDNAQNKSSLNGKILRLNPDGSAPSDNPFYATGGNARYVWSYGHRNPQGLAWDSRGQLWAAEFGESSQDELNLIQKGGNFGWPSCEGTQGSCGGFIAPKKTWPTSQAGPSGLEIVNDWIYIAGVTGEQMFATQINAAGTGIGTVSTLFSGRWGRLRSVTKTPDGGLWLTSTNNDKNGGTPSVLDNVIVRLKFPGGTTPGAFKLTSSAFADNATIPDKYTCAGDGTAGQDPSPPLTWGAAEGAKGYAVVFADTANSGNKLHWAIWDVPASARSLPEGLGAGYTVPDQGGAKQKAMGSGANAQKYFGPCPGGSSHPYAFTLYALNTATVPGLTSSSTMAQIETAIKGASTANVALRGKSSAAA
- a CDS encoding glucosyl-3-phosphoglycerate synthase, which produces MRNARLQVSPEVGTWLDRRSSKAGDRTFAELVAAKRGTTVSVVIPARNEEATVGAIVGAIRAELAGTLVDEILVVDSHSTDATAEVAAAAGADVVAQDAVFPGLGGLPGKGEALWKGVAATTGDLVVFVDGDLHDFTTDYVTGLLGPLLTDPSVAYVKGFYHRPLGAEADGGGRVTELVARPLLNMFWPELAGFVQPLAGEYAGRREVLESIPFVVNYGVEIGHLIDLLELRGLDALAQVDLGHRVHRHQSTQALGRMSGQIMQTLFDRLQRYDRLVTAVPPAAILAQFQRGSSDSGVERELVLTDVTSPQRPPLNSLALRHTA
- a CDS encoding coproporphyrinogen III oxidase, which gives rise to MPSGDRRDAVRAMVRAGQRELVAELERLDGGARFGRSDGARLLENGAVFERACVVAADRGETLGLTVVLHPRNPYVPAFHARFRYCEYAGSWWFGGAVDLMPCYGFAEDAAHFHRTLKNYCDTLDPAFHAQAKRTCDDLFRLPHHDEPRGIGGIAFDHLRPPGPDGWRRAAAFTAAGIATLVPAYLPIVRRRKDRPHGDRERQWQLHRRGRYVEFALIHDATAADAEAVLMALPPLARWETGCTPEPGSAEAELAAFLVPRDWAAETTVAAS
- a CDS encoding sterol desaturase family protein, encoding MAEFLAHLRDPVLFATPVFLLFVAIEVVAVHVLGHDDNVVGYSVADTRTSMLMGTVAVGVNALFRLVMLFVFAALFELAPVRLDPRDWWTWVLMLLGQELVFYAYHRASHRVRLLWAGHQVHHSSEHYNFSTALRQKWTPYFQLPFWSVLALCGIPPWMILTGLSIDLVYQFFVHTEKVGKLPRWFEYVFNTPSHHRVHHGSDAEYLDANYGGILIIWDRLFGSFVPEGKRPTYGLTTNIGTYHLFKVGFHEYGSILRDLRAARTWRERAGYVFGPPGWQPAHVPG
- a CDS encoding PPOX class F420-dependent oxidoreductase: MREMSRSEWWQFASEGTRTGMLGLVRASGAPIVTPIWFLLNEGPDGDELIFTTGTETLKGKAIARDGRISLAVDDQKPPYSYVQITAEARLTHDFDDMLTWATKLGARYMGAERAQEYGKRNAVPEESLVRAKITKVIARAEIAG